The nucleotide window CAACACCAAAACTGAAATCAAATCCTAACGAAAAGCGAAGACCTTCAACACGACTCTTCTGTAATCGAGTTCCGACTAAACAAAGAATAGAGGGCGAACTAAGCTCCACAAGATCGCGGAGTTCTCGAACTGTCGCGGGATCGCCTATCCCACGACAATTCCAGCTTAGTATTTTCATTGGGCCTGGCGGTGCTCCCCGGAGGAGCCCGCCAATGATGCCATCTTCTCTGTACCTTGTTTCGTCGGTGATCCCGCCTTCTTTGCTTTCTTGGCATCCCTCGGAGACACATACGCCGGGGGTGGCGGCGGGACTACCATTGCAGCCGGATCAACAGTGACAACTGCTTTGTTCCTCTCCAACCCGTCAGCAGTAGCCGAGCTGACTATCAAGGCTAGGTTCAAGTTTCTGCATGTTGTTGGGGCATCGTGCATCTTCTCCCTTGCATCCCTAGCCTTTAGAGTGCTGGTGACCTCATCCTCATCCGCTGCATTGGCAAACCCTGCTTCTTGAGACGAGCGCTTTCTCGGTGGCGAGCGCTGACGAGGGGCTTGGGTGCCCCGGCCAGACCGGCCTCTTCCTCTTTCTCCTGAACGGCCTCCCCGAGTAGCCCAACCGCCTTGCTGCTCTGGGATAGTTTCCCTCCTTTGTGCCAGCATCCAACTCCCCCATtgcttatgtttctcctcccaaACGCCATCGCCGCACTCCTCATGGTTATGGCCCATGAGTCCACAGACCTTGCAGAAATAGGGGATCTTCTCGTATTTGACCGGAAGGCGCAATCTGCCCTCTCCCACGACATTCAGAGGTGTCACCTGTGTTAAAGGTTTGTTGACAAGAACCTTCGCCCGAACCCTAATGTAGGCGCCTTCATAGAACAGCCGAGGTGCTAGCTGGATCTCTTTCACCCGTCCGATGCGTCGGGCTAGTTGGTCAACTACCTCTGCTTTGCGGTATAGCTCGGGTATATTGTGAATCTGAGCCCACACGTATAATCCATCGAAATCAACAGATGTAGGCTCCTTCTTGCCATCATAGTCCTTAATCAGCATCCTCATCCCCCTGAAGAGCCATGGACCACCGTTCACCACCTTCCTCCAATCACCAAGGCAGAACATCTGGAAGATAAACAGGTTTTCACCCGCCTCCCTGTACTTGGGAACATGTGCTAGCGACCAGACAGATTTCATGCACTCGAACATCGACGACGAACTGAAGGTGCGGGTCGTATTCACCTTTGCGATCGCCAGCCACCTAGCATCCGCTTCATACTTCTTTACCTCTTCCTCCCCTACGATCACGTCATCAAGCTCGTCATCTTGGAGATCCAGGTGCTGCAACATCTCTTCAAGATTCTTCCCAGACCAACCCGCAGACGACGACTCCGCTCGGTCCGTCATCTAGGGTTTCCCCGTCAGCGGTACTTTGCTCCACAGAACCGATCCGACTCCCTCCCCTATCAGCCTGATAGGTGATCTCTGCAGGGGGGCAGCCAGCGGACGAAAAACCGGTGAAATCTCTCGACGGCGATGGGATCGCCGCTAGAGCCGAAAACCCTAAACGAGAGGGTAATTTCCTATGATTGTAGCTGAGAGCTGTAACCCTTGTAGGGTTCCTCAAAAAAAAAGTGAAAGAATTTTAGACCAGCGGGCCGTGGGCTTTGCACCCAAAGGCCAGCAGGGCTCGAACCATGAGATCTGGCGGCTGGGCAGCGAGCCGCGAGCGTGCCGCCCCCGGCCCCCTCATAAAGCCAGTGGCAGACCACGCTCCCTCTCCATCTCACACTAGGCGGCCACTCCCCCAAAATTTTGAATTCCGCCCTCCTCCCCCAACCCCACGCCACCGACCCGCTTCGCTCCCCCCCGAAAGTTTCCGAATCCCCCCCACGCCGCACCGCGGGACGGGTGAGATTTCGAAATCtccccggccgccgccgccgccgccatgtcgcGGGTGGACAAGGAGAAGTCGGTGAACGTCCAGGTCCTCCTCCGCTGCAGGTACGCCCGCCGCGCCGCGCCACGCCGACCGGCCGCCGCCCCCGCGGGCCTCCTCTCCCCAGATCCGCAGCCCTAACCGCCTCCTCATGCGCTTCCTGCTCCCAGGCCGTTCAGCGACGACGAGCTCCGGAGCAACGCGCCGCAGGTGGTCACCTGCAACGACTACCAGCGGGAGGTCGCCGTCACGCAGACCATCGCCGGGAAGCAGATCGACAGGGTCTTCACGTTCGACAAGGTCTGGATGGGGTTTTCTCGCGGTGTAAAAGCTTTGGTAGCTCGTAGGAATTTAGTGCCTAGGGTTAGTTCCAACTGGTGTGTTCGCATCTGAACGAGCTGGGGTTCGAGTTGCCTGCGAATTAAAGCAGCTGCATTGCAGTTGACACCATGCCCTTGGGAGGGAATAACAACTGGAAACTGTTGCTAATAGCTAATACTCCGTAGGCTGAGGAGCAAAAGGAGAAATCCGCCCTTGTTGTGCATTTCCTGTCACTATTTTGAATAGCTCCAGCATGTTGAGTTAATCTTCGCTAACTGCTGATGCTTCTGGTATTGGCTGGGAACTTGCATCCCATTTCGGGGTTGTTTGCTCAGTGCTGTGATGTAACATAAAGCCCCCATCTTCATTTGCAGGTTTTTGGCCCAACAGCTAGGCAGAGAGACTTGTATGATCAAGCCATCATTCCTATCGTGAACGAGGTGCTGGAAGGGTTTAATTGCACCATCTTTGCTTATGGCCAGACGGGCACGGGGAAGACTTATACCATGGAAGGAGAATGCCGGAGAGCTAAGGCAAGCCTATCTTCTGTTGGTGTATTGTTGTGTATGTGTCCATGTTGGGGTTACTCAGCTGCTTGGTATCTTGTGTTGAAATTCTTGCAGAGTGGACCGGAGGGACAGTTACCTTCAGATGCTGGGGTCATACCTAGGGCCGTCAAGCAGATATTTGATACATTGGAGAGGCAGAATACTGAGTACAGTGTGAAGGTCACATTTTTGGAACTGTACAATGAGGAAATAACAGATCTTCTTGCACCAGAGGAGATATCTAAGGTTGCTCTGGAAGAACGGCAGAAAAAGCCATTGCCACTCATGGAGGACGGGAAAGGTGGGGTGCTTGTGAGAGGTTTGGAGGAAGAAATAGTCACTAATTGTAGCGAAATATTCTCTCTTTTGGAAAGAGGATCTGCGAAGCGCCGCACAGCAGAGACTCTTTTGAACAAGCAATCAAGGTTTAGTTTTACTCATTTTCCTCTATTGATCTCTAGCCCTTACATAAACTTAATCTTATTTCATCTGTAATATTTCAGTCGTTCGCACTCGCTTTTCTCAATTACAATTCACATAAAAGAGGCAACCCCTGAAGGAGAAGAACTGATAAAATGTGGGAAGTTAAATCTGGTTGATCTGGCTGGGTCCGAGAACATCTGTCGTTCTGGAGCTAGGGAGGTACATTGTACAGTATAGTTAGCTCGGGTTTTACTGTTTCATTTGGCATAAATCTTTTGTCAGTTCTATGGTATTCTTGAGTTAGACATTCTCTTTTGATTTTAGGGCCGAGCAAGAGAGGCTGGTGAAATAAACAAAAGTTTGCTTACTTTAGGCCGTGTTATCACGGCATTGGTTGAGCACCTTGGACATGTTCCTTACAGGTATGTATCAGTGGTCAAGGATCCTTGCATGCAATAGCCTTTCTTACCTTACTGAATTCTCTTCGCCTTTCAGAGACAGTAAGCTCACAAGGTTGCTTCGTGATTCACTTGGAGGGAGAACAAAAACTTGCATTATTGCTACTGTTTCGCCTTCTGTACACTGTCTTGAGGAGACATTAAGCACATTGGATTATGCACACCGGGCAAAGAGCATAAAAAACAGGCCCGAGGTAAACTGACTTTGTTTTTTCCCTCCATTTTCAGCCATTGTTTCATGAGTTCCCCTAAAGATTGAAAACCATCTCATTTTTTGTGTATGCCAGTGCCATTTAGTTTCACTTTGTCATATCTGATCAATTGCTGATATTTATCTATTTCACAGGTTAACCAAAAAATGATGAAATCAACGTTAATCAAGGATCTCTATGGAGAAATCGACCGACTGAAAGCAGGTATTTAGCGAACCCACACTCAACTTTTGTAGTTCAGATAGTTGCAGAATGGCCTCACAATATTGACTCCTCCCCAGAGGTCTATGCTGCACGTGAAAAGGTTGGGGTGTACATTCCAAAAGATAGATACCAGCTGGAGGAGAACGAGAGGAAGGTACCATTTGACACGATCTCTCGTATCTATTTGAATCCGAAGTAGACACATATTCCTTTTCCATTCTTGAAATCCGATATTACTCACAAACCTTAATCATTGAAACTAGACCCTAATCAGTAACTTCAACCAGATATTAACCAGTAACGTGGTAGATTCCTTGTATCTTTATACCAATTAACTTTTCCTGTATTTCTTTTGAAGGCCATGGCTGATCAAATTGAGCAAATGACTGCCTCTTTAGAAACAAATCAGAAGGTACAGAAACTACTCAGTTGCTGGAAACTTCCATGTCTCTGTTCATGTTAAAAAAAAATCAATGCTTTGCTTTGGTTTCAGCAAATCAATGACCTGCAAGAAAAGTACGATTCTGAGCTCCAACATTCTGCTGATTTGAGCAAAAAGCTCAAAGCCACAGAGGTAAATTGTATTTCCTACTTATAATCATCTGATGATTTTTTGTACTGTAAGATTAATATCTTGTTCAACAGAAATGTCTGGACCATACAAGCAACCTACTCTCAACAACAAAAGAGGATTTGAAACAGGCCCATTATAATCTCAAGGAGAAAGAATTCATTATATCTGAGCAGAAAAAAGCAGGTTCGGTTTTATTTCCCATTTTTCATTATTGCAAACACACCTTTTCTTAGTTCTAACTGTATTTTAATGCACCTTTGCACATCAGAAAATGCTCTAGCACATCAAGCCTGTGTTCTGAGATCAGAACTTGAAAAATCTAGCTGTGATAATGCTTCACTGCATTCAAAAATAGCCAGAGGAGATAAACTAAGTGCTGCAAATAGGTCGGTGGTGAACTCATTCCAAGCTGACCTTGCTTCAAAGTTGGATATTCTCTCCAGTACCCTCACTGCATCTATAGATCAACAAAACAAACACCTAAAGGCTGTGGAAGACCTATGCCAATCTTGCGTTGATTCCCATGACACGGTACACATCTACACAATAATTGTCTGGGCTCATACTCCATTTTGCATGCTATTTATTCTTGGTTTAACTTTTGAAGGCTACATTGGAGATAAAGAAGAAGATCTTAGCTTCGAAGTCGTTATATATGTCGCACATGGAAGCTTTTCAAAATATTGTGCTCCTACATAAAGCAAACACAAATTCTACATTGGAGGATGTATCATCTCTGTCTGCAGCAAGCTGTTGCAGTCTTGACCAGGCATGTTGTGACCTGTTTTTCAGTGAACACTTTTTGTTTGTCTCACATGCTTATCCTTTGCTTCTATTCATTCTCACGGGGATATTCTTGCTGTCAGCTTCTAGCATGTGTTGAGGGAGAGGCACTGAAGATATTTACTGATATTCAGAGTTTGTTAGCCGACCATCGAAGCGAACTGGCACACTTCACTAAGGAATTGCGTGATGTCAGTTACTTGATCCGACTGTCAACAGATTTTCAGCATAACTTAGCTATGATTAGCTGCAAGTTAAACTTTGCTCCTGTTGTCAACAGAGTTTCTGCATTAGCTTGGATAGGACGAAGGATATGTCCAGCTTCATTCTTGGGCTCTTTGAAAAGTACATGGAGGAAACATCCAAGTTGCAGGACCACTCGAACCACACTCATGAAGCACAGGTCAAAAGCCTTGAAGAGTTTCAAAAGGCTTATGAGGTGATCCATTCCCCTTTTGTTGACTACTTGTTGGCAAAATCATGTTGGTGTATCTAATACCATCACTTCGTGCAGGAACAATCAAAGTCCGAGgaacagaggcttctggcggatATCACCAGTTTGGTGTCCAAACACATTGTTCGACAAAGAGAGCTGGTGCGTCTGTACTTGCGTGTACCACTTGGGCAAATTTGTTTGTAAGCGACCAATCAAACTACAAAAATCAGAATAaacctgatgtttgtttcctgcAGGTGGATGTTAGATTAAACTCTCTTGGCGATGCTGCTCGTGGTAACAAGACATTTCTGGATGAGCATACGTCTGCTATGGAGGGTGTCACAAAGGATGCCAAGAGAAAGTGGGAAATGTTTGCAGAGCAAGCAGAGAATGACTGCAAAGTTGGCTCCAGCTTCTCTTCAGCTAAGCATTGCCGCATGGAAACAATTATGCAGGAGTGGTATGCCTGATTGCATGAAATGTTTCAACATTCACCGATTCATTTTAATTTGATTGAAATTTTGTAACTAATGATCTTTATTGGACTTGTCCAGTGCATGCACTGTCGACTCTGCTGCACAACAATGGAAAAAATCCCATGCTGCAGTTAATGATTTGTGCACAAAACAAGTGGCTGAAGTTGAAGTACTTGTCAGGCAAGTAGATTTGTTATCATTACTTTTGTTTTTGCTTACATGTAGCCTGTTTTGTTCAGTTAGATTTTGGTTTTCTCGGAATTCGCTCTATAGATAGTTCAACTTGCTTTGGCACTCTTCATGCTGGTTTGATCTAAGTTAGCTTGAATTAAGGCAATTTGGGTGCCAATTTGACATGTCAGTGCATAATTTTGGATAAAAAAAGCACACCTGAATTTCTCAAAACCATGTCTTGTGTTAATCGCATATTTTGAACATGGGGGTCTAATTAGCTTTGCTGTCTGGATATTTCAGGGCTGCAATCGAAAACAACGAGCAGCATGAAGCAGAGATTGCATCATCTCGCGCCTTGGCTGAAGAGCAAGCATCCAACAGTAGCAAAGAAATACTCCAGGATATCGACAGTAATTTCTAAGCGCTCAACATGACTGCTTATTCAATAAGAAAGAGCTCCCCATCTAATCTCGACTTGCTTCTGTGTGTCCCCTTTTGCCTCAGATCTACTGGAAGAGGCACGTAATTCTGCATCAAGAGTTGTGTCGACAGTGGAAGCACATTCGGTAGAGATACAGCATTTGCAGGAGAACCACTCTGGGCAGACTTCAGGCGTAAACACACATGCCGAGAGGGCTTTCCAAAGCAGCTACAGGGTGAGATGAAAATCCTGTGAAGAACCGTCCTCTTTCCCCAGCGCCCCAAGTCCAGTGTGTATTGTTGTTATCTTGTCTGAACTCCCCTACCATGCTGTTTTTTGCAGGACTATGAGCCGACTGGCGAAACTCCGATGAGGTCTGAGCCGGAAGTCCCGAGCAAAGGCACTATCGAGTCATTGCGAGCGATGCCAATTGAGTCCCTGATGGATGAGTTCCGCGAGAACCATCCCTATGAATCGAGCAAGGAGCCCAAGCCGTCGCTCATCCCTCGCTCGCCACTCGCGACACTCAACTGAGAAACAATGATATACTTTTCTGTGTGCAGTGTAATCTTATTAGGACATGAAATCGCTGCTGGCTTTGATGTCCTTGTTGTGCTATGTTTTGTGGGATGCGAACTATCTTACCCTCGCCCATTGTCTTTCACATTCCTGCTAGAACGTAGTATCAATTTGTTGTGTGATAATGTGGAGCCGCAGAATATTCTTGTAAAAAATTCTATGATCGGACATTGGAGCTTGAGAGATTGCATTGCATTTCATTGCTTGGAATTGGGAGAGATTGCATTGCATTTCATCGCACAAACAGACGAATAAGGTTTCGAGAGGGTTCAGGTGGTGATGATACACATAGCAGCTAACTGAGGTCAGGTTAGGTAGAGCTGCATCTCTGAGCGGTTGTCCTGCTCGACGACCTCGAGGAAGACGGGGTCGACGATGATGTGGCTGTCGATGCGGACGGAGAAGCGGCGCGACCAGAGCAGCACGGTGGCCTCGCCCGCGATCTCCACGACGGCGTCCAGCTCCATGTGCCGGCGCGCGGTGTCGGCGAGGATGGCGCCGGCGTGGTGGGCGAGCTCCATGGCGTCGAGCCGGGCCGGGAGGTGGAGCAGGCGGCACGATGTGGCGGGCTGCTGGCCGGCGTCGAGGCGCGCGGTGCCCAGGAGCGTGCCCCCGTAGAGGATGGAGACGTTGGAGGCGCCGTAGCGCACGGGCACCACGTTGGGGTTGGTGGCGTGGACGGTGAGGGTGAGGCCGATGTCCAGCGCCGCCGGCGGCCGGAAGTGGAAGGAGGACAGGTTCATGGAGATGAGCTCGAAGCTCGGGTCCCTCGGCCTGCAGACCAgcacgcccgccgccgccgccgtggtgACGGCGCCGGCGAGGGCCGAGCCCCAGCTCCACTGCCGGGGGGACGACCTCGACGGCGCGGACCCCATGGGTGAGGTCTGGATTTGGTTTCCTTCCATCTCCATGAGCCCTGCGCCGTTTTTTTACTCCCGAGCAGGAATGAATCAGGCTCTTGGCGTGCCACTTTTGTGTTAGGCTGTTGGGCCATTGGGTGTTGTAGTCTTTTGGAGGTAGTGGGCTCTTCACTT belongs to Triticum urartu cultivar G1812 chromosome 7, Tu2.1, whole genome shotgun sequence and includes:
- the LOC125519210 gene encoding kinesin-like protein KIN-5C, translating into MSRVDKEKSVNVQVLLRCRPFSDDELRSNAPQVVTCNDYQREVAVTQTIAGKQIDRVFTFDKVFGPTARQRDLYDQAIIPIVNEVLEGFNCTIFAYGQTGTGKTYTMEGECRRAKSGPEGQLPSDAGVIPRAVKQIFDTLERQNTEYSVKVTFLELYNEEITDLLAPEEISKVALEERQKKPLPLMEDGKGGVLVRGLEEEIVTNCSEIFSLLERGSAKRRTAETLLNKQSSRSHSLFSITIHIKEATPEGEELIKCGKLNLVDLAGSENICRSGAREGRAREAGEINKSLLTLGRVITALVEHLGHVPYRDSKLTRLLRDSLGGRTKTCIIATVSPSVHCLEETLSTLDYAHRAKSIKNRPEVNQKMMKSTLIKDLYGEIDRLKAEVYAAREKVGVYIPKDRYQLEENERKAMADQIEQMTASLETNQKQINDLQEKYDSELQHSADLSKKLKATEKCLDHTSNLLSTTKEDLKQAHYNLKEKEFIISEQKKAENALAHQACVLRSELEKSSCDNASLHSKIARGDKLSAANRSVVNSFQADLASKLDILSSTLTASIDQQNKHLKAVEDLCQSCVDSHDTATLEIKKKILASKSLYMSHMEAFQNIVLLHKANTNSTLEDVSSLSAASCCSLDQLLACVEGEALKIFTDIQSLLADHRSELAHFTKELRDSFCISLDRTKDMSSFILGLFEKYMEETSKLQDHSNHTHEAQVKSLEEFQKAYEEQSKSEEQRLLADITSLVSKHIVRQRELVDVRLNSLGDAARGNKTFLDEHTSAMEGVTKDAKRKWEMFAEQAENDCKVGSSFSSAKHCRMETIMQECACTVDSAAQQWKKSHAAVNDLCTKQVAEVEVLVRAAIENNEQHEAEIASSRALAEEQASNSSKEILQDIDNLLEEARNSASRVVSTVEAHSVEIQHLQENHSGQTSGVNTHAERAFQSSYRDYEPTGETPMRSEPEVPSKGTIESLRAMPIESLMDEFRENHPYESSKEPKPSLIPRSPLATLN
- the LOC125519211 gene encoding uncharacterized protein LOC125519211, with amino-acid sequence MEMEGNQIQTSPMGSAPSRSSPRQWSWGSALAGAVTTAAAAGVLVCRPRDPSFELISMNLSSFHFRPPAALDIGLTLTVHATNPNVVPVRYGASNVSILYGGTLLGTARLDAGQQPATSCRLLHLPARLDAMELAHHAGAILADTARRHMELDAVVEIAGEATVLLWSRRFSVRIDSHIIVDPVFLEVVEQDNRSEMQLYLT